A DNA window from Cervus elaphus chromosome 17, mCerEla1.1, whole genome shotgun sequence contains the following coding sequences:
- the LOC122673627 gene encoding 40S ribosomal protein S24-like isoform X1: MNHTVTVRTRTFMTNRLLQRKQTVIDVLHPRKATVPKTEIQEKLAKMYKTTPDVIFVFGFRTHFGGSKTAGFGMIYDSLDYTKKNEPKHRLARHGLYEKKKTSRKQRKERKNRMKKVRGTAKANGGAGKKKE; this comes from the coding sequence ATGAACCACACAGTAACTGTCCGGACTAGGACGTTCATGACCAACCGACTGCTTCAGCGGAAACAAACGGTCATTGATGTTCTTCACCCTCGAAAGGCAACAGTACCTAAAACAGAAATCCAGGAAAAACTGGCCAAAATGTACAAGACCACACCAGATGTCATCTTTGTATTTGGATTCAGAACCCATTTTGGTGGCAGCAAGACAGCTGGCTTCGGCATGATTTACGATTCCTTGGATTACACGAAGAAGAATGAGCCCAAACACAGGCTTGCAAGACATGGCCTGtatgagaagaaaaagacctcAAGAAAACAGCGAAAGGAACGCaagaacagaatgaagaaagtCAGGGGGACTGCAAAGGCCAATGGTGGTGCTGGCAAAAAGAAGGAGTAA
- the LOC122673627 gene encoding 40S ribosomal protein S24-like isoform X2, producing the protein MNHTVTVRTRTFMTNRLLQRKQTVIDVLHPRKATVPKTEIQEKLAKMYKTTPDVIFVFGFRTHFGGSKTAGFGMIYDSLDYTKKNEPKHRLARHGLYEKKKTSRKQRKERKNRMKKVRGTAKANGGAGKKKE; encoded by the exons ATGAACCACACAGTAACTGTCCGGACTAGGACGTTCATGACCAACCGACTGCTTCAGCGGAAACAAACGGTCATTGATGTTCTTCACCCTCGAAAGGCAACAGTACCTAAAACAGAAATCCAGGAAAAACTGGCCAAAATGTACAAGACCACACCAGATGTCATCTTTGTATTTGGATTCAGAACCCATTTTGGTGGCAGCAAGACAGCTGGCTTCGGCATGATTTACGATTCCTTGGATTACACGAAGAAGAATGAGCCCAAACACAGGCTTGCAAGACATGGCCTGtatgagaagaaaaagacctcAAGAAAACAGCGAAAGGAACGCaagaacagaatgaagaaagtCAGGGGGACTGCAAAGGCCAATGGTGGTGCTGGCAAAAAGAAGGA atga